The following nucleotide sequence is from Ensifer adhaerens.
CGCTCCACACCTGACACGACGCTGGTCTTCTGGCAGATCGTTGGCGCGCTCATCTTCTCGCTCGTCGGCGTTGCCGCCAATCCCTCCGGCTGGGCGCCGGTCGATGGCGAAGCGCTATTGCAGCTCGGCGCGCTCGGCATCGTCGCGATGCTTGCGCATATCCTCGTCAATCGGTCGCTGAAGCTCGCCGATGCCGCCACCGTCGTCCCGCTGCAATACACGCTGCTCTTCTGGGCCGTCGTCTTCGGCTGGTTCTTCTTCGGCGACACACCGCGCCCGACCGTGCTCGTCGGCGCGGCATTGATCGTCGCCTCGGGCCTCTTCATCTTCTTCCGCGAACAGCAGCTGAAGAAGCGGAGCGCAAAAGCCTAATCTCCACCAACTCGGCGGGGTTCCATCATCGGCGACACTCTGCTACGCCGCCGAGGTCCAAGCTTGAAGGAGATGCCCATGGCCAAAGCGATCCATTCGATGATCCGTGTTCTCGACGAGAAGCGATCGATCGATTTCTATCGTGTGGCCTTTGGGCTAGAAATCGCCGAACGGTTGGAGTTCGAAACCTTCAGTCTGGTCTATCTCAGCAACGAGGAAAGCGAATTCGAGCTTGAGCTGACGGTCAACAAAGATCGGACCGAGCCCTATGCGCTCGGTGACGGCTATGGTCATCTGGCGGTGTCGGTCGACGACCTCAGCGCCGAGCACCAGCGGCTGACGGACGCTGGTCTCAATCCGGGCAAGATCGTCGACTTCAACCGCGATGGCGCGCTGCTTGCCCGGTTTTTCTTCGTGGTTGATCCCGACGGTTACAAGGTCGAAGTGCTGCAGCGCCACGGTCGCTACAAGTAGGACCTGGCTGCCAGGCAGATCAACCAAAACAATACCGATTATCGCGCCTATCTATTTCGCTTATAGACGAGCGCGACTTAGTCTTCCCCGGAAGCATCAAGAATGGTGCACAACAAGGGGAACGCGAATGAAGAAGCGGATTGCAGCAGCAGTGCTCGCCATCATGGCGGCAACGGCCGTTTCGGCCCAGGCCGCCGAAAAGATCAAGATCGGCACGGAGGGCGCCTATCCGCCCTTCAACTTCATCGATCCGGCCGGCAAGATCGGCGGCTTCGACGTCGACATCGGATTAGCACTTTGCGAGCGCATGAAGGTCGAATGCGAAGTCGTCGCCCAGGACTGGGACGGCATCATTCCGGGTCTGATTGCCAAGAAATACGACCTGATCATCGCGTCGATGTTCATCACCGAGGAACGCAAGAAGCAGGTCGCCTTCACCAATCCCTACTACCTCGCAGCCATGACGCATGCGGCCCCGAAGGGTGCAGGCTTTACCGAGTTCACCAATGAGGCGCTCAAGGGCAAGGTGATCGGCGCACAGTCAGGCACCACCCAGGCCGAATACATCACCGCCACATACCCCGACGCGGAGATCAAGCTCTATCCGACGCAGGATGAGGCGAACCTCGACATGGTCAACGGTCGCCTCGACCTTCAGGTGGGCGACATGCTGCCGCTGCTCGACTGGGTGACGAAAAACGCCGATGGAAAGGCGTGTTGCGAACTGATCGGCGAGCCGATCACCGACAAGAAATTCGTCGGCGAAGGTGTCGGCATTGCCGTGCGCCAGGAGGACAACGACCTGCGCGAACGGCTGAACAAGGCGCTGGACGAAATCCGCGCCGACGGCACTTACAAGAAGATTAACGACAAGTACTTCACCATCGACGTCTATACGATGAAGTGACGCGTGAAGACGGGCGGAACAACCCAATTTAAGATCCGGCCGCGTCCTACGGGCACGGCAGGATCTTATTTTTATTCCTCTTCTCTTATCGCGCGCTGCCTTGCCACGATCGCCTTGAATTCGGGATCGTCGACGAGCGATTGCACGGCCCAGTAGCCTTCGAGCCACTCGGCCTCGCCATCCCAACCGCCATCGACAAGCTGGCCGAGAGTGGCAAGCGCCCGGGTGCGGTCGCCGGCAAGCGTCCAGGCTCCGGTTGCGTGAAAGCGATACCAGTTGATGTGATCGCTTGCCCGCTCCAAGTGCAGCGCCATTCCCGCCAAGTGTCGAGATCGAGATCGCCGACGTTCTCTGCCGGTAGGTTACCGCTATAGGCAAGGTGCCGGTCGCTTTCGATGAGGCCAATGCTCCTGGCAATCGCGATCGATCCCTTGTTCGAGGCGTGCGTATGCCACTCGATATCGGGACGTCCGCGCTTGATGCACTCGGTAATCGTCGCAGCCGCTGCCGCTTTGCCAAGCCCAAGGCGCCGATAGGCAGGTTCGGTCCCGACGCAACGGGCACCGCTTACGCTGTCGGTTGCGCAATGGCTGACGACGGATCCGTCGTGAAGCACACAGAAGCCGATGGCGTTTTCCACGAAGAGTTCGGGAGAAGCTCAGCCTTCCATGAGATCGGTTACCGTCTCGATATTGCCGGATTCCAGATCCAGCAGGCGCTGGTCGATCGGCACGAGACGGAAGCCGTCAGGCAACATCGTCGCAGCAAGACCATGACTTGCTCCCGGCAAACCCATTCTGACGAGCGGATGCGGCCGGGCGAAGCCATTGGACCAGATATCGCCGAGACGATCGGACCAGCGGCCTTCGACGAAGAAATAGGCCCAGTCGGGGATCAGTTCCTTCAGGTCGGCAAAGCTATCGCCCGCCTCGTCGGGCAGGCCCGCGAGATAATAGGCATCGCCATTGGCGAGCAGCGCGA
It contains:
- a CDS encoding VOC family protein, translating into MAKAIHSMIRVLDEKRSIDFYRVAFGLEIAERLEFETFSLVYLSNEESEFELELTVNKDRTEPYALGDGYGHLAVSVDDLSAEHQRLTDAGLNPGKIVDFNRDGALLARFFFVVDPDGYKVEVLQRHGRYK
- a CDS encoding ABC transporter substrate-binding protein encodes the protein MKKRIAAAVLAIMAATAVSAQAAEKIKIGTEGAYPPFNFIDPAGKIGGFDVDIGLALCERMKVECEVVAQDWDGIIPGLIAKKYDLIIASMFITEERKKQVAFTNPYYLAAMTHAAPKGAGFTEFTNEALKGKVIGAQSGTTQAEYITATYPDAEIKLYPTQDEANLDMVNGRLDLQVGDMLPLLDWVTKNADGKACCELIGEPITDKKFVGEGVGIAVRQEDNDLRERLNKALDEIRADGTYKKINDKYFTIDVYTMK